The Dreissena polymorpha isolate Duluth1 chromosome 10, UMN_Dpol_1.0, whole genome shotgun sequence genome includes a region encoding these proteins:
- the LOC127847084 gene encoding uncharacterized protein LOC127847084: protein MAAPSASTSNAASSVLAITFFKCKHLEEQKLIKNVSHSKQMDDLFQEHHSRDKTVTYTVKCKTDMSKSAESFEIEGGMSVGTLSDRFQIKCLEFTCMSRMNADDEKDVQEVLKETTKQAVDAFKLLMAGGRRLFTKRKTSSSGVKDGLSRKDELFNDLVGDFEKQGLDWPSSQVSMEGAYFIQSHDFNLSYAMLCGTLQIIMK, encoded by the exons atggcggcgcccagcgCTAGCACGTCGAATGCAGCATCGTCAGTTCTTGCGATAACATTTTTCAAATGCAAACATCTGGAGGagcaaaaactaataaaaaatgtttctCACTCAAAGCAGATGGACGATTTATTCCAGGAACATCACTCTCGAGACAAAACTGTCACTTACACAGTGAAGTGTAAGACGGACATGTCAAAATCGGCTGAAAGTTTTGAGATCGAAG GTGGAATGTCCGTTGGAACACTAAGTGACCGTTTCCAAATTAAATGTCTGGAGTTCACCTGTATGAGTAGGATGAATGCGGACGATGAGAAAGATGTACAGGAAGTTTTAAAGGAAACAACCAAACAGGCTGTGGATGCGTTTAAGTTGCTTATGGCAGGGGGAAGAAGATTGTTTACGAAAAGAAAAACTTCAAG TTCTGGTGTTAAAGATGGATTGTCAAGGAAGGACGAGCTGTTCAATGATTTGGTTGGTGACTTTGAAAAACAGGGGCTAGACTGGCCAAGTAGTCAAGTATCCATGGAAGGAGCTTACTTTATTCAG AGCCATGACTTTAATTT ATCCTATGCAATGCTCTGTGGTACCTTACAAATCATCATGAAGTGA